The sequence AGACCCTTCTCTTCGGCAAGACCGTGGAGGACCTCCATCACCGCCATCTGGTGACGGATATCCAAGTTGCTCGTCGGCTCATCCAGGAGGATCACCCCGGTCTCCTGGACGAGCGCCCGGGCGATCATCACCCGCTGACGCTCCCCGCCCGAGAGTTCGGCAACCTTCCGGAACGCGAGCCCCCCAAGGTCCAGGAGGTCGAGCGCCGCGGCCACCCGCTCCTCGTCCCCCGGGCTCACCGTCCAGTTCAGGTAGGGCCGCCGCCCCATCAGGACCGTCTCAAAGACCGTCGATGCGGTCTGGTTCCCGGCAGACTGCGGCACGTAGGCCATCGCTCGGGCAACCTCACGGCGGTGCATCCCCCCAAGATCCCGGCCCCCGAGCACCACCTTTCCTTCCTGCGGGCTGAGCATCCCGTCGACGCACTTGATCAGCGTCGTCTTCCCACACCCGTTCGGCCCGACGAGCCCCAGGACCTCCCCGGCGTCCACCGAGAACGAGATGCGAGAGAGGACCGTGCGGTCCCGGTAGGCAAACGAGAGGTCATCGACCGAGAGCAGCGCCATCAGGCATCCCTCCGGTGCATGAAGAGGTAGATGAAGAACGGCACCCCGAGGAACGCGGTCACGATCCCGACCGGCAGGACCTGCGGCGCAAGGATACTCCGGCCGACGCTGTCGGCGGCAAGGAGGAGGACGGCCCCCACGAGCCCTGACGCCGGGATGAGGGTGCGATAGTCGCCGCCGATGGCCATCCGGGTGATGTGCGGGGCCACGAGCCCGATAAACCCGATGGTGCCGGTGAAACAGATGATCACCGCGGTGATGAGGGAGGCGACCATCATGAAGACCATCATCGACCGCTCCACCGGCACCCCGAGGCCGGCCGCCACCTCGTCACCTTCGGCGAGGGCGTTGAGGTCCCAGGCCCGGTAGATGAGGTAGGGGACGGTGCAGGCGATGACGAGGGTCACAAGCCCGAGTTTTGGCCAGGTGGATTTGCCCACCGACCCGAACATCCAGAAGACCACCGCCTGGAGCTCTTCGGCGGTCCCGACGTACTGGAGGAGTGATGTCACCGCAGAGAAGAGGTACATGAGGGCGATGCCGGCGAGGATCATCGTCTCACTGCTCACGCCCCGGTAGCGGGCCATTCCGTAGATGGCGACCGATGCAAGCAGGGCGAAGAGGAAGGCGTTTGCGATGATGAGGTACTCCCCGCCGACGAACCCGGCACCGAGGACGATGGCGACCGACGCCCCGGTGGCGGCTGCCGAGGATATCCCGAGGGTGAAGGGGCTTGCGAGCGGGTTTCTGAGGATACCCTGCATGACTGAACCTGCCACCGCAAGCCCGAACCCTGCCACGACCGCAAAGAGCACCCGGTGGAGCCGGTAGTCCCAGACGATGACATCGGCCATCTCGGGGGCGGTGAAGGTCTCCGGGAAGAGGCCGGCGAGGATGGCGAGGTAGGACTCGCCCACGGTGAACCCCGCCGACCCGAGGGTGACCGCGACCCCGACGAGGATGACGAGCAGGGCGAGGAGCCCGCCGATAAAGACCGTCCGGGTCTTCTTGAGCCGGGCGTACCCCTCACGCAGAATGACGCTCTCTTCCATGGGCATCTTCCCGGTCAGGGATAGACGAACGCGCCCTCTGACGCGAGGTTGAAGTCAAGCCCCTGGAACTCGGTGAGGTAGCGCTGGTGAACAGCGTTCGGGTCGAGGTCGGCGAACCGCTCCGGGTAGAACCACTTCGCGAGGTAGGCGGTCCCGATGAAGTGCTGGGCGCCGCCGAGGATGTCAGAGTGGATGACGTAGACCCGGTCGTCCGCCACCGCAGCGAGCCGCGTCCACCCGGGGCGCTCAAGAATGGCCGACTGTGTCGCCTCGAGCGCCGCGACGTCGTGCCCCACATACCCGCCGGCCGCCAGCTTCTGGCCGGTGAGTTTGACGACGACCTCTGGGTTGCTGACGATGACCGCCTCAGGGTCGATCTCCGGGTACTCGGCGGATTCACCGGCGAAGGGGTTGTACCCCCCGGCGATCTCCAGTTTCTCGTTATACCCGGAACCTGACGCGAAGGTCTTGTAGTCGGCCCAGTACTCGAAGTAGACCCGGGTCTTCTCATCGTCCGGGACGTCGGCCGTGCCGGCCCTGATTCCGTCCATGACCGAGGTGTAGAAGCGGGCGAACTCATCGCCCCGGTCTTCGCACCCGGTCGCGGCCGCGATGGTTCGGATCTCGCCCGGGTAGGTGGCCGGCTTGAAGCAGTCAAACCGCAGGACCCTGATGCCCGGGCTGCTCGCATCCAGTTTCTGCTGGATCTCGTCGCAGGCGGCGGTGCTGATCGTCGCGTAGAGGAAGACGGCATCCGGCCTGAGGGTGAGGACCCTCTCCATGTCAGGGGACCAGATCGACCCGACGTTCGCCTTCCCTCCGCATTCGGGGAAGAAGGTGCTCTTCTCGTGACTGTACTTGTCGACGGCCACGACCTTCTCCATAGCAAACCCAAGCGACCGGAGCGTCTCCAGGGACTCGCCGGTGAAGGTCACCACCCGGCGGAGAGGGCGGGAGAGGGTCAGGGTCTGCCCTGAGGAGTCGGTGATCTCGAGGGGGCGTCCGTCCCAGCGGGCGAGGACCCAGGCGGCGTCCTGGATATCAGTCCGGGTGAGGTCTCCTTCGCCGACGAGGTAGGCGAGGACCGCGGCCGTGTACTCGGGCTGGTCAAGGACTCCGTTGCCGTCAGCGTCCCCGGGGATGCCGGCGGCAGAGGCCGTGCCCGCGATGAGGAGGAGCGCAACGGCGAGGAGGAGGTGGCGGTTCATCGCCGACCACCCCGGTATGCCACGAGGAGGAGGCCGGCAACTGCTATGAGGGCGGTGCAGGGCGACCCGGCCCGGGCATCTGCGGGTGAAGGGTCGCCCGCTCCTGGAACATCGATACCGTCCACAGCAACGCGTGATGGAGGAATCTCGCCGTGGGATTCAGCGATGAAGTCCTCCCATGTTCCTATGATATCCCCGCTCCCGGAGGCGGGGGCCTGGACCGAGTAGGTGATCGATGTCTCGTTCGTCACTGCAAACGCGACCCTCTGCCCCCGGACAAGGACGCGATCGTCCGGGTGGTCGGTCCCCGCGAAGGTGTAGCCGTCCGGCAGGGTCTCGACCACCCCGCCGAGGGTCATGCCCTCGACTGCGAGGGAGACGGTGAAGACTTCGCCGGCGCCTGGTTCGGCGGTGGAGAGGCTCCGGATTACCGGGGTGCCGCATGCCGCGACCGGGACGACCATGAGCAGGAGGGCGAGGCAGAAGAGACGGTTTGCCGCGGATCTCATCATGCGTTTTCTGTTGTCAATTTGGTGATATGAATGTTTCTTCTTGTGCTAAGAAGTCTGAACATCCTGCATGCTGTAGTGTGTGGGTCGTCTCCTCCGCCCCGGGGGATCGTCGCTGCAGCCCGGGGTGGTGCTCGTGGACCATTTCACTGCATTTCGTGGGGGGGATCGCCAGCCACACGCGAAGGGTGACGGCGGGGGAGACGACACAGACGTCAAGGCAACAGTGCGGGTGAAATTTTAATTGCAGTGAACCGGTAGACCATAGCAATACTTTTATTCGGTCGATGAGTGATTTTTATATCACCGGACAGGAGAAAGCGTCCCGGGGAACAGGGCATATGAGAAGAACGTCTCCGAAGGTCAACGTCAGCCCCCCTGTCATGCGATGGCTGCGTGAGAGTTCAGGCTGGTCGCTCGAAGACGTCAGTGGCCACCTGCATGTTTCGGTTAACCGGGTTTCGCAGTGGGAACAGGGCGGTCAGGCACCCACGCTAAACGAGGTGAAGCGACTCGCGAAGGCATACCGGCGCCCCCTGGCAGCGTTCTTCCTCGCGGAGCCAGAGGAGGAGCAACCCCTGCCCCGGGACTTCAGGAGGCTCCCCGGAGGGGCACGCCCGCTCACGAAAAGGACACTCCTTGCCATACGAAAAGCGCGGAACCTGCAGATGATCAGTGCGGACCTGATGAAGAACCTCGACCTGACCACAGGGACGGACGTGGTCGGTGCCCAACTGACAGACGACCCTGAAGAGGTGGCCGTGGAGGAGCGTACAAGGCTTGGGATACCTGTTGCTGAACAGCGGTCCTGGAAAGACGCCTATGAAGGGTTCAGGGCATGGCGAGACGCCATTGAGGAGAGGAACATCCGCGTA is a genomic window of Methanoculleus bourgensis MS2 containing:
- a CDS encoding FecCD family ABC transporter permease; translation: MEESVILREGYARLKKTRTVFIGGLLALLVILVGVAVTLGSAGFTVGESYLAILAGLFPETFTAPEMADVIVWDYRLHRVLFAVVAGFGLAVAGSVMQGILRNPLASPFTLGISSAAATGASVAIVLGAGFVGGEYLIIANAFLFALLASVAIYGMARYRGVSSETMILAGIALMYLFSAVTSLLQYVGTAEELQAVVFWMFGSVGKSTWPKLGLVTLVIACTVPYLIYRAWDLNALAEGDEVAAGLGVPVERSMMVFMMVASLITAVIICFTGTIGFIGLVAPHITRMAIGGDYRTLIPASGLVGAVLLLAADSVGRSILAPQVLPVGIVTAFLGVPFFIYLFMHRRDA
- a CDS encoding ABC transporter ATP-binding protein, encoding MALLSVDDLSFAYRDRTVLSRISFSVDAGEVLGLVGPNGCGKTTLIKCVDGMLSPQEGKVVLGGRDLGGMHRREVARAMAYVPQSAGNQTASTVFETVLMGRRPYLNWTVSPGDEERVAAALDLLDLGGLAFRKVAELSGGERQRVMIARALVQETGVILLDEPTSNLDIRHQMAVMEVLHGLAEEKGLAVVIALHDLNLAATYCHRLLVLAEGSIYGYGAPEEVLTPEMLGSVYGIEAVVKQDLPAPYVVPVRPGRLKEGV
- a CDS encoding ABC transporter substrate-binding protein; the protein is MNRHLLLAVALLLIAGTASAAGIPGDADGNGVLDQPEYTAAVLAYLVGEGDLTRTDIQDAAWVLARWDGRPLEITDSSGQTLTLSRPLRRVVTFTGESLETLRSLGFAMEKVVAVDKYSHEKSTFFPECGGKANVGSIWSPDMERVLTLRPDAVFLYATISTAACDEIQQKLDASSPGIRVLRFDCFKPATYPGEIRTIAAATGCEDRGDEFARFYTSVMDGIRAGTADVPDDEKTRVYFEYWADYKTFASGSGYNEKLEIAGGYNPFAGESAEYPEIDPEAVIVSNPEVVVKLTGQKLAAGGYVGHDVAALEATQSAILERPGWTRLAAVADDRVYVIHSDILGGAQHFIGTAYLAKWFYPERFADLDPNAVHQRYLTEFQGLDFNLASEGAFVYP